One window from the genome of Nicotiana sylvestris chromosome 9, ASM39365v2, whole genome shotgun sequence encodes:
- the LOC138877292 gene encoding uncharacterized protein, with amino-acid sequence MEKVKIIKERLKTAQSCQKSYSGVHRRNLEFKEDDWVFLKVYPMKGIMRKVVGDPSTIMPVENIDVNEGLSYEEVPVAILDRKVHKLRNKEVASVKVLWRSQQVEEATWETESEMKEKYPHLFEQV; translated from the exons atggagaaagtcaagattattaaggagaggttgaaaactgctcagagttgccaaaagtcttattcagGCGTTCATCGCAGAaacttggagttcaaagaagatgattgggtatttttgaaggtttaccccatgaagggtatcatgcg GAAAGTGGTTGGAGATCCATCCACCATCATGCCAGTTGAGAATATTGATGTTAATGAAGGGTTATCGTATGAAGAAGTTCCGGTCGCTATTCTTGATAGGAAAGTCCATAAATTGAGAAACAAGGAAGTTGCTTCAGTTAAAGTATTGTGGCGAAGTCAACAAGTTGAGGAAGCCACGTGGGAAACGGAaagtgaaatgaaagaaaaataccCCCATCTGTTTGAACAAGTCTAG
- the LOC138877293 gene encoding uncharacterized protein, whose product MKAQALEDHLAENPVDDDYKPLRTYFPDEEINSIEELVSDDSRVWKMYFDGDVNIRGVGIGAILISPIRKHYPSMARLYFFCTNNTSEYEACIMGLKTTLDLDVQKLLVMGDFDLLIRQAQNEWETRDIKLIPYRQHVQDLSKRFKSIEFRYIPRFHNELVDALATLASMFPYPGNTYIDPLEIQVRNQHGYCNTIEIEPDGEPWYHDIQQFLKTREYPENAKGDQKRTIRRLASGFFLNGEILYKRTANLNLLRCIDATEAERIMSEVHSGVCRPHMNGYGLAKKILRAGYYWLTMERDCFRFVR is encoded by the coding sequence ATGAAAGCACAAGCTTTGgaagatcatttggcagagaatccagttgatgatGATTACAAGCCACTAAGAAcatacttcccagatgaagagaTCAACTCAATAGAGGAGTTAGTTTCGGACGATAGCCGTGtatggaaaatgtattttgatggAGATGTCAATATCAGAGGAGTTGGGATCGGGGCAATCCTCATCTCACCTATTAGGAAACATTACCCTTCAATGGCTCGACTGTATTTCTTCTGTACCAATAATACATCAGAATACGAGGCTTGTATCATGGGTCTAAAAACGACCCTCGATCTGGATGTGCAAAAACTATTGGTTATGGGAGATTTCGACTtgcttatccggcaagcccaaaaTGAATGGGAGACTCGGGACATAAAGCTTATTCCGTACAGACAACATGTGCAAGACTTGAGCAAAAGATTCAAATccatcgagttcaggtacattcccagGTTTCACAACGAGCTAGTCGATGCCTTGGCTACTTTAGCCTCGATGTTCCCTTATCCAGGCAACACTTATATTGATCCACTAGAAATCCAAGTTCGAAAtcaacacggttactgcaatacaATTGAGATAGAAccagatggtgaaccatggtatcatgacatacAACAGTTcctgaaaacaagagaatatccaGAGAATGCCaaaggagatcaaaaaagaactaTAAGGCGGCTCGCCAGTGGTTTCTTCCTGAATGGGGaaattttgtacaaaaggaccgcAAATTTAAatttgttgagatgcatagatgccacaGAAGCGGAGCGGATCATGAGTGAAGTGCATTCGGGGGTATGTAGACCTCACATGAATGGATATGGTTTGGCGAAAAAGATTCTgcgggcagggtattattggcttactatggagcgagattgcttcaGATTTGTTCGCTAG